One Sphaerisporangium krabiense DNA segment encodes these proteins:
- a CDS encoding MFS transporter — protein MVEWYDWFAYASFATYFAASFFPKGNATAQLLNAAGVFAVGFFMRPVGGWLLGRYADRKGRKAALALTVTMMSVSALLIAVAPTYAQVGYFGAAVLVAARLLQGLSVGGEYAASATYLTEASHPRRRGFSSSFQYVSMTAGQLVGLGLQMLLQRTMSDAALHAWGWRVPFVVGAAGAAVVFYIRRGLLETAAYEEEAADERRGTVRLLLEHKREAALVMALTMGGTLAYYTYTTYLTKYLSNTAGLSKADATLVGFLALSAFCLLQPLAGALSDRVGRRPLLIMFGVGGTLGTVPLLTALRGVTTVGAALALSLVALVIVTGYTSVNACVKAELFPTRVRALGVALPFALANAVFGGTAEYVALWFKNAGAESGFYWYVAGCAAVSLTVYVTMRETRDATLSGADRDEGVTQPA, from the coding sequence ATGGTGGAGTGGTATGACTGGTTCGCCTACGCGAGCTTCGCCACCTACTTCGCCGCGTCGTTCTTCCCCAAGGGGAACGCGACGGCGCAGCTGCTCAACGCGGCGGGCGTGTTCGCGGTCGGGTTCTTCATGCGGCCGGTCGGCGGCTGGCTGCTCGGGCGGTACGCCGACAGGAAGGGCCGCAAGGCGGCGCTGGCGCTCACCGTCACGATGATGTCGGTGAGCGCCCTGCTCATCGCCGTCGCGCCGACCTACGCCCAGGTGGGCTACTTCGGCGCGGCGGTGCTGGTCGCGGCGCGGCTGCTGCAGGGGCTGTCGGTGGGCGGCGAGTACGCCGCGAGCGCCACCTACCTCACCGAGGCGTCCCATCCGCGCAGGCGCGGGTTCTCCTCCAGCTTCCAGTACGTCTCGATGACCGCCGGCCAGCTCGTCGGCCTCGGCCTGCAGATGCTGCTCCAGCGCACGATGAGCGACGCGGCCCTGCACGCCTGGGGCTGGCGCGTCCCGTTCGTGGTCGGCGCGGCCGGGGCCGCCGTGGTCTTCTACATCCGCCGCGGCCTGCTGGAGACCGCGGCGTACGAGGAGGAGGCGGCGGACGAGCGGCGCGGCACGGTCCGGCTGCTGCTGGAGCACAAACGCGAGGCGGCGCTGGTCATGGCCCTGACCATGGGCGGCACGCTCGCGTACTACACCTACACCACCTATCTCACCAAGTACCTGTCCAACACCGCCGGCCTGTCGAAGGCGGACGCCACGCTGGTCGGCTTCCTCGCCCTGTCGGCCTTCTGCCTGCTGCAGCCGCTGGCCGGCGCCCTGTCGGACCGCGTCGGGCGCAGGCCTCTGCTGATCATGTTCGGCGTCGGCGGCACGCTCGGCACCGTGCCCCTGCTGACCGCGCTGCGCGGCGTCACGACCGTGGGCGCGGCACTGGCGCTGTCGCTGGTGGCGCTGGTGATCGTCACCGGCTACACCTCCGTCAACGCGTGCGTGAAGGCCGAGCTGTTCCCGACGCGGGTGCGCGCCCTCGGCGTCGCCCTGCCGTTCGCGCTGGCCAACGCCGTGTTCGGCGGCACGGCCGAGTACGTCGCGCTGTGGTTCAAGAACGCCGGCGCCGAGTCCGGCTTCTATTGGTACGTCGCCGGCTGCGCCGCCGTGTCGCTGACCGTCTACGTGACCATGCGCGAGACCCGCGACGCCACGCTCAGCGGTGCCGACCGCGACGAAGGCGTGACCCAGCCCGCCTGA
- a CDS encoding MFS transporter — MSSHPAGGASVSPFKQPKAVFAVAFACVVSFMGIGLVDPILPAISHELNATPSQVTLLFTSYLVVTAVAMLITGWVSSRIGAKHTLLAGLTLIVVFSALAGASPGIGAIVGFRAGWGVGNALFIATSLAVIVASASGGFVGAIILYEAALGVGIAVGPLLGGLLGHISWRGPFFGVAALMAVALLATFVLVQPTPRPRRKTGIMEPLRALRHRGLLTMSLTALCYNWAFFTVLGYAPFPMELDAIQLGFVFTGWGLLVAVFAVFGAPWLQNRFGIARTLYVNLALFAVTVLVIAIWTTHPPVLVTAVIVAGVFIGVNNTVTTQAVMTVSSVERPIASAAYGFVRFIGGGLAPFVAGKLVEHTNIHVPFYIGAGTLVLGIAILATAHGHLQHAERVQAAGVDEAEPVSGTAAEPLTGPVTAPVDGPVDGPVDGPDATPSGAPSSYVAVVTLEGNGHPTPPPADPGAGAPIVAAVDDSPAAERVTAAAARLAALSGRAVHVLHAREGVVTGEAVADVESVGAARATVRRHLRRLADQDIPAVGHVLLTAAGHGAAGRMVAQHANRLGARLIVIGAPSHGGVAALMDAGAGRELARHAHGHLLIVNPDLAPLDASGTAA; from the coding sequence ATGAGCAGCCACCCTGCCGGCGGCGCGAGCGTGAGCCCCTTCAAGCAGCCCAAGGCCGTCTTCGCCGTCGCCTTCGCCTGCGTGGTCTCGTTCATGGGGATCGGCCTCGTGGACCCGATCCTGCCCGCGATCTCCCACGAGCTGAACGCCACGCCGAGCCAGGTCACGCTGCTCTTCACGAGCTACCTGGTCGTCACCGCGGTGGCCATGCTCATCACCGGCTGGGTGTCCAGCCGGATCGGCGCCAAGCACACGCTGCTGGCGGGCCTCACGCTGATCGTCGTGTTCAGCGCGCTCGCGGGCGCCTCGCCGGGCATCGGGGCGATCGTCGGGTTCCGCGCCGGGTGGGGCGTCGGCAACGCCCTGTTCATCGCCACCTCACTCGCCGTCATCGTCGCCTCGGCCAGCGGCGGGTTCGTGGGCGCGATCATCCTGTACGAGGCGGCGCTGGGGGTCGGCATCGCGGTCGGCCCGCTGCTCGGCGGACTGCTCGGGCACATCAGCTGGCGCGGGCCGTTCTTCGGCGTCGCCGCGCTGATGGCCGTCGCCCTCCTCGCCACCTTCGTCCTCGTCCAGCCCACCCCGCGCCCGCGACGCAAGACCGGGATCATGGAACCGCTGCGCGCGCTGCGGCACCGCGGCCTGCTCACGATGTCGCTCACCGCCCTCTGCTACAACTGGGCGTTCTTCACCGTGCTCGGCTACGCGCCCTTCCCCATGGAGCTGGACGCGATCCAGCTCGGCTTCGTGTTCACCGGCTGGGGCCTGCTGGTCGCGGTCTTCGCGGTGTTCGGGGCGCCGTGGCTGCAGAACCGCTTCGGCATCGCCCGCACCCTGTACGTGAACCTGGCCCTGTTCGCCGTCACGGTGCTGGTCATCGCCATCTGGACGACGCACCCGCCCGTGCTGGTCACCGCCGTCATCGTCGCGGGCGTCTTCATCGGCGTGAACAACACCGTCACCACGCAGGCGGTGATGACGGTCTCGTCGGTCGAGCGCCCGATCGCCTCGGCCGCGTACGGGTTCGTCCGCTTCATCGGCGGCGGGCTCGCGCCGTTCGTGGCGGGCAAGCTCGTCGAGCACACCAACATCCACGTGCCGTTCTACATCGGCGCGGGCACCCTGGTCCTCGGCATCGCCATCCTGGCCACCGCGCACGGCCACCTCCAGCACGCCGAGCGCGTCCAGGCGGCCGGAGTGGACGAGGCGGAGCCCGTGAGCGGAACGGCGGCTGAGCCGCTCACTGGGCCGGTCACTGCGCCGGTCGACGGGCCGGTCGACGGGCCGGTCGACGGGCCGGACGCGACGCCTTCGGGTGCGCCGTCCTCCTACGTCGCGGTGGTCACGCTGGAGGGCAACGGGCACCCCACGCCGCCCCCGGCCGACCCGGGCGCCGGGGCGCCGATCGTGGCCGCCGTGGACGACTCCCCCGCGGCCGAGCGGGTGACCGCCGCCGCGGCCCGGCTCGCCGCGCTGAGCGGGCGCGCCGTCCACGTCCTGCACGCGCGGGAGGGCGTCGTGACCGGCGAGGCCGTGGCGGACGTCGAGAGCGTCGGCGCCGCGCGCGCCACCGTCAGGCGGCACCTGCGGCGGCTCGCCGACCAGGACATCCCCGCGGTCGGGCACGTGCTGCTCACCGCCGCCGGGCACGGGGCGGCGGGACGCATGGTCGCCCAGCACGCCAACCGGCTCGGCGCGCGGCTGATCGTGATCGGCGCGCCGTCCCACGGCGGCGTAGCGGCGCTGATGGACGCCGGCGCGGGACGCGAGCTGGCCCGGCACGCCCATGGCCACCTGCTGATCGTCAACCCGGACCTGGCCCCGCTGGACGCCTCCGGCACCGCCGCGTGA
- a CDS encoding MarR family winged helix-turn-helix transcriptional regulator, protein MEIPGSARDFPAADVTAAFERLTRFLVRLGARGDLSLTAVAALGTLERSGPCRLTELAAREGVTQPAMTQLVSRLQDSGLVARAGDPEDRRVVQVHITDAGRAALAERRGTRAGMLAELMARLGEDDRAALLAAAPAIDRLTRLVPEDRWTVRRPL, encoded by the coding sequence ATGGAAATTCCCGGTTCGGCCCGCGACTTCCCCGCCGCCGACGTCACGGCGGCCTTCGAACGGCTGACCCGCTTCCTGGTCCGGCTCGGCGCGCGCGGCGACCTGTCCCTCACCGCGGTCGCCGCCCTCGGCACCCTGGAACGCTCGGGGCCGTGCCGCCTGACCGAGCTGGCCGCCCGCGAGGGCGTCACCCAGCCCGCCATGACCCAGCTCGTGTCCCGCCTGCAGGACAGCGGCCTGGTCGCCCGCGCGGGCGACCCCGAGGACCGGCGGGTCGTCCAGGTCCACATCACCGACGCCGGCCGCGCCGCCCTGGCGGAGCGCCGCGGCACCCGCGCCGGCATGCTCGCCGAGCTGATGGCCCGGCTCGGCGAGGACGACCGCGCCGCCCTGCTCGCGGCCGCCCCCGCCATCGACCGGCTCACGCGGCTCGTCCCCGAGGACCGCTGGACCGTCCGCCGTCCCCTGTGA